The following are encoded together in the Monodelphis domestica isolate mMonDom1 chromosome 5, mMonDom1.pri, whole genome shotgun sequence genome:
- the LOC130454791 gene encoding olfactory receptor 6C1-like, translating to MKNHTQMTEFILLGLSDDPKFQMVIFFFLLLAYILSIAGNLTIILLTLLDSNLQTPMYFFLRNFSFLEISFTTVSIPRFLATIITEDKTISYNGCMAQLFFFILLGVTEFYLLAAMSYDRYVAICKPLHYTTIMSGRVCTLLVFYSWFISFMIIFPALIIMQQLDYCAEKIIDHFVCDYSPLLQLSCTDTQFLEILGFSWAVITLMFTLALIILSYIYIIQTILRIPSVNQRKKAFSTCSSHMIVISISYGSCIFMYIKPSAKDRVSLSKGVAVLNTSVAPMLNPFIYSLRNKQVKQAFMDMLQKIVFSTKK from the coding sequence ATGAAAAATCATACACAGATGACAGAATTCATCCTCCTGGGATTGTCAGATGATCCAAAGTTTCAAatggtcattttcttctttctcttacttGCCTACATACTCAGCATTGCTGGGAACTTAACCATCATCCTCCTTACCCTATTAGACTCTAACCTCCAGACCccaatgtatttcttcctcaggaatttctctttcttagaaATATCATTTACAACTGTCAGTATTCCCAGGTTCTTGGCCACCATCATAACTGAAGACAAGACCATTTCCTATAATGGTTGTATGgctcaattgtttttcttcattctcttggGAGTAACTGAATTTTACCTTCTGGCAGCCATGTCCTATGACCGCTATGTTGCCATTTGCAAACCCCTCCATTACACAACCATCATGAGTGGCAGAGTCTGCACTTTGCTTGTCTTCTACTCATGGTTTATTTCATTCATGATCATTTTCCCAGCACTCATAATAATGCAGCAGCTTGACTACTGTGCTGAAAAGATCATTGACCATTTTGTCTGTGACTATTCTCCCCTCCTACAACTATCCTGTACAGATACCCAGTTCTTAGAGATACTGGGCTTTTCCTGGGCTGTGATAACTCTTATGTTCACACTGGCATTAATAATTCTCTCCTACATTTATATCATCCAGACAATTTTGAGGATCCCCTCTGTCAATCAGAGGAAAAAGGCCTTTTCCACTTGCTCTTCTCATATGATTGTCATCTCCATTTCTTATGGCAGCTGCATCTTCATGTACATCAAACCCTCAGCAAAGGACAGAGTATCTTTGAGCAAAGGAGTTGCTGTGCTAAATACATCAGTAGCCCCTATGTTGAATCCCTTTATTTATAGTCTAAGGAATAAGCAAGTGAAACAAGCCTTCATGGACATGTTACAAAAGATTGTGTTTtctacaaaaaaatga